From Xyrauchen texanus isolate HMW12.3.18 chromosome 9, RBS_HiC_50CHRs, whole genome shotgun sequence, the proteins below share one genomic window:
- the LOC127649072 gene encoding polymeric immunoglobulin receptor-like has protein sequence MRDLQSTDTGFYWCAVEIEGIFQWDEKEMFYMTIQSVPDLSVVNSSVTGQEGGNISVQCFYSSGYKNKLKQWCRYKDKRCYTVEKTDTSQNASVQISDDGSKSFSVVMTGLTESDSGWYWCSVGDLQVPVQLTVTVTETKPVVTTEAGYKKETNAALSSNTPISINNNQTSISEKQQNKYFKQYGYLVVWLPAVVLLLVIVAAIATVIMKKKHNKNKSHVGDNEASNTENWLSSSTLDPWTEVFYRSEITPTTTALWPVSVEDSVTYSSELRQI, from the exons ATGAGAGACCTGCAGAGTACAGACACTGGGTTTTACTGGTGTGCTGTGGAAATTGAGGGAATATTTCAATGGGATGAGAAAGAGATGTTTTATATGACAATCCAATCAG TTCCTGATCTCTCTGTGGTGAACAGCAGTGTAACTGGACAGGAAGGTGGTAATATCAGTGTCCAGTGTTTCTACAGTTCTGGATATAAGAATAAACTCAAACAGTGGTGCAGATATAAAGACAAGAGATGTTACACAGTGGAGAAGACTGACACATCCCAGAATGCATCAGTCCAGATCAGTGATGATGGGAGTAAATCCTTCAGTGTGGTGATGACTGGACTGACAGAGAGTGATTCTGGATGGTACTGGTGCTCTGTAGGAGATCTGCAGGTTCCTGTTCAACTCACTGTGACTGTGACTGAGACCAAACCAG TTGTGACCACAGAAGCCGGATATAAGAAAGAAAC aaatgcagctctgtcaTCTAATACACCAATTTCCATTAACAACAATCAGACATCAATCAGTGAGAAGcaacaaaataagtattttaa GCAGTATGGATATCTGGTGGTGTGGCTTCCAGCAGTCGTGCTGTTGCTGGTGATTGTGGCTGCCATTGCAACTGTAATAATGAAAAAGAAGCACA ATAAAAATAAATCCCATGTTGGAGATAATGAAGCTAGTAACACA GAAAACTGGTTGTCTTCCTCCACTTTGGATCCATGGACTGAAGTGTTCTATAGATCTGAGATCACACCAACCACTACAGCA TTGTGGCCAGTATCTGTTGAGGACAGTGTGACCTACAGTTCTGAGCTCAGACAG ATATGA